Proteins encoded within one genomic window of Pseudorasbora parva isolate DD20220531a chromosome 3, ASM2467924v1, whole genome shotgun sequence:
- the gig2p gene encoding grass carp reovirus (GCRV)-induced gene 2p, producing MASIPFFGWEAFYDEDRHLQANQEAKSGRYYTMYHGTSVQQARLIIKTGFQQSADGMLGPGVYVSRDQKKAERYPLRSPPTDRVVLKLSVNCGKVKRIDKDNHPMQKSWHSQGYDTAWVPPNCGMKAVPSGLEEDCVFDPTRIEVTDIALAPNTTILTELKQLIAQNQKAPSNSNTSGNCAVCKLKLGLAHTVQPCWGCGETICALMTIHKCNPH from the coding sequence atggcatcCATCCCATTCTTTGGCTGGGAGGCATTCTATGATGAAGATCGTCATCTTCAGGCAAACCAGGAAGCCAAATCAGGCAGATACTATACGATGTATCACGGCACATCTGTGCAACAAGCTCGTCTGATCATAAAAACTGGATTCCAGCAATCAGCAGATGGAATGCTGGGACCTGGAGTTTATGTGAGCCGTGACCAGAAGAAAGCAGAGCGCTATCCTCTGAGATCCCCACCTACTGACAGAGTAGTGCTTAAATTAAGCGTCAACTGTGGAAAAGTCAAAAGGATTGATAAGGACAACCATCCCATGCAGAAGAGCTGGCACAGTCAGGGCTATGACACTGCCTGGGTACCTCCTAACTGCGGCATGAAAGCTGTGCCAAGCGGTCTAGAAGAGGACTGTGTCTTTGACCCCACGCGTATCGAGGTCACAGATATTGCTCTTGCACCCAACACGACCATCTTAACTGAACTCAAACAGCTCATTGCTCAAAACCAAAAGGCTCCGTCAAATTCAAACACCTCAGGTAATTGTGCAGTGTGCAAGTTAAAACTAGGGCTTGCACATACTGTACAGCCATGCTGGGGATGTGGAGAGACTATCTGCGCTCTCATGACCATACACAAGTGTAATCCCCACTAA
- the ufc1 gene encoding ubiquitin-fold modifier-conjugating enzyme 1, giving the protein MADEATRKAVSEIPLLKTNSGPRDKELWVQRLREEYLALIKYVENNKAADNDWFRLESNKEGTRWFGKCWYIHELLKYEFDMEFDIPVTYPATAPEVAIPELDGKTAKMYRGGKICLTDHFKPLWARNVPKFGLAHLMALGLGPWLAVEIPDLIAKGIIEHKEQQNS; this is encoded by the exons ATGGCAGATGAAGCCACTAGGAAGGCAGTTTCTGAAATACCGCTTTTAAAAACTAATTCAGGACCAAGGGACAAAGAACTATGGGTTCAGAGACTTCGAGAAGAATATTTAGCTCTCATTAAG TATGTTGAAAATAACAAAGCAGCTGACAATGATTGGTTCCGTTTAGAGTCAAACAAAGAGGGCACAAG GTGGTTTGGAAAATGCTGGTACATCCACGAGCTTCTAAAATATGAATTTGACATGGAGTTTGAT ATTCCAGTTACATACCCTGCTACAGCACCTGAAGTGGCCATTCCGGAGTTAGATGGGAAGACAGCGAAGATGTACAG AGGAGGAAAAATCTGCCTGACAGATCACTTCAAGCCACTGTGGGCAAGAAATGTTCCAAAGTTTGGTCTGGCTCATCTAATGGCTTTGGGA CTTGGACCATGGCTTGCAGTTGAGATTCCAGACCTCATTGCAAAAGGCATAATTGAACATAAAGAGCAGCAAAACAGCTGA
- the si:dkey-71l1.1 gene encoding mitochondrial import receptor subunit TOM40B, translating into MGSVLALSTRPGRQNSPFPQDRPLSRWDRRDGRLPNPGSFDGLHRNCKDVFPQQIEGVKLVINKTLSSFFKVSHTFHLSAVAPSSYRFHAEHLQSDTDSKETDSPMLIGEMDSSGSLNAHSLFHLSEKIRAKAVFQTQQAQFVTWQFETEYRGSDFTAAITMANPDILRESVIMVAHFLQSVSPQLVLGGELVYHRGRAEEGGILTLAGQYSGQNWVATLNAGKGGAHASYYHRANKQIQVGVEFEASTRTQETTFSFGYQMELPEAKMVFRGMLDSRCIIGGVLEKRLYPLPATLIMGAFVNHRADKLQVGLGVSVG; encoded by the exons ATGGGCAGTGTGCTGGCCTTGTCAACCCGGCCAGGGCGCCAGAACTCCCCCTTTCCACAAGATAGACCCTTGTCACGGTGGGATAGGAGAGATGGACGGCTGCCTAACCCAGGAAGCTTTGATGGTTTGCACCGCAACTGCAAAG ATGTATTTCCACAGCAGATTGAAGGTGTAAAACTGGTGATAAATAAGACCCTCAGCAGTTTTTTCAAG GTCAGTCACACGTTTCACCTCAGTGCTGTTGCTCCGTCCAGTTATCGCTTTCACGCTGAGCATCTACAATCAGACACTGACAGCAAAGAAACG GACTCGCCTATGCTTATTGGTGAAATGGACTCCTCTGGCAGCTTAAATGCACACTCTTTGTTTCATCTGAGTGAGAAAATAAGAGCTAAAGCAGTATTTCAG ACTCAACAGGCACAATTTGTCACATGGCAGTTTGAGACGGAGTATAGAGGCAGTGACTTCACAGCAGCGATTACTATGGCTAACCCTGACATTCTCAGGGAATCAG TTATCATGGTTGCACACTTCCTTCAAAGCGTATCCCCGCAGCTGGTACTGGGGGGAGAGCTGGTGTACCACCGAGGGCGAGCAGAAGAAGGAGGCATACTTACCCTGGCAGGCCAGTACTCAG GGCAAAATTGGGTTGCAACACTGAATGCTGGTAAAGGAGGTGCACATGCTAGCTACTACCACAGGGCCAACAAACAG ATTCAGGTGGGAGTGGAGTTTGAGGCAAGCACTAGGACCCAGGAGACAACCTTCTCTTTTGGTTACCAGATGGAACTTCCTGAAGCTAAAATGGTCTTCAGAG GAATGTTGGACAGCCGGTGTATCATTGGTGGGGTTCTAGAAAAGCGGCTCTACCCTCTTCCTGCAACCTTGATCATGGGTGCCTTTGTCAACCACAGAGCGGACAAGTTGCAGGTCGGTCTTGGGGTCAGTGTTGGTTAG